Proteins encoded by one window of Rhodothermales bacterium:
- a CDS encoding glutamate-5-semialdehyde dehydrogenase gives MEVTTDLIHTGTLARDASHVLTVLSTAQKDAALLAIADALEARTARVLAANAIDIEAGRAKGLSAALLDRLLLNEARIAALAADTRKVAGLPDPVGSDIESRLLPNGLRVTKRRIPLGVIGVIYEARPNVTIDIATLCLKTGNAAILRGGTETIHSNSALAQVIQEALAGTAVPATAVQYIDNPDRELVGQLLRLDQFVDVIIPRGGASLHRRCKEQSTIPVITGGVGICHVFVDESADLQQAVDIVENGKTHRPSVCNSLDTVLVYRPVAEAFLPKMAERLKRHGVELRATADALAMLQQAGHEARLAGPEDFDTEWMSLVLGVKIVDSMDEAIAHIRRHSMDHSDAIVTRDFANANRFVNAVNSSAVFVNASTRFNDGGQFGLGAEVAVSTQKLHARGPMGLAELTTYKWIGVGDGHVRK, from the coding sequence ATGGAAGTAACGACCGATCTGATCCACACCGGCACGCTTGCCCGCGACGCGAGTCACGTCCTGACCGTTCTCTCCACGGCCCAGAAGGATGCCGCGTTGCTGGCGATTGCCGATGCGCTTGAGGCTCGCACGGCGCGGGTGCTGGCGGCGAATGCGATCGACATTGAAGCCGGCCGGGCGAAAGGGCTGAGCGCGGCGCTGCTCGATCGGCTATTGCTGAACGAGGCGCGGATCGCCGCGCTGGCTGCAGATACTCGAAAGGTGGCCGGCTTGCCGGACCCCGTGGGTTCGGACATCGAGAGCCGGCTGTTGCCCAACGGGTTGCGCGTGACGAAGCGGCGGATACCGCTTGGTGTGATCGGGGTGATCTACGAGGCGCGGCCCAATGTCACGATCGATATCGCGACCCTATGCCTCAAAACCGGCAACGCGGCGATTTTAAGGGGCGGGACGGAGACCATCCACAGCAATAGTGCGCTGGCGCAGGTGATCCAGGAGGCGCTGGCTGGGACGGCCGTGCCGGCGACGGCCGTGCAGTACATCGACAATCCTGATCGCGAACTGGTCGGGCAGCTGCTGCGGCTGGATCAGTTTGTAGATGTGATCATTCCGCGCGGCGGAGCGAGCCTGCATCGTCGGTGTAAAGAGCAGAGCACCATCCCCGTGATTACAGGCGGCGTTGGCATCTGCCATGTGTTTGTCGACGAAAGCGCCGACCTTCAACAGGCAGTCGACATCGTCGAAAACGGCAAGACCCACCGGCCGAGTGTATGTAATTCGCTCGACACGGTGCTGGTGTATCGGCCGGTCGCCGAGGCGTTTCTGCCGAAAATGGCCGAGCGTCTGAAGCGACATGGCGTCGAGCTACGCGCCACGGCGGATGCGCTGGCGATGCTTCAGCAGGCCGGCCACGAGGCGCGTCTGGCCGGGCCGGAGGACTTCGATACCGAGTGGATGTCGCTCGTACTGGGCGTCAAGATCGTGGATTCGATGGACGAGGCGATCGCCCATATTCGCCGGCACAGCATGGACCACTCGGACGCAATCGTCACGCGTGATTTCGCCAACGCGAACCGGTTCGTCAACGCCGTCAACTCATCGGCCGTGTTCGTAAACGCGAGCACCCGGTTCAACGATGGCGGGCAGTTCGGGTTGGGCGCGGAAGTGGCCGTGAGCACCCAGAAGTTACATGCACGCGGGCCGATGGGGTTGGCGGAATTGACCACGTACAAGTGGATCGGGGTTGGGGACGGGCATGTGAGGAAATAG
- a CDS encoding nuclear transport factor 2 family protein, giving the protein MIALFLLLASGCGQTYSCNTNPILIGTRSETDTREAVLNASGRFIQALMTQNASGLRPLISEQESFQAVAGGDVLGPAPFLQAVEQGRFPIPSDRAEMTLPEFVLDPSGNAIVTYRGQGELIADGKRLRAGGFAFRTIWRNEGGTWRLIRIEQSMEGKRSGTIGW; this is encoded by the coding sequence ATGATAGCCCTGTTCCTGCTCCTGGCCTCCGGTTGCGGACAGACGTATTCCTGCAACACCAACCCTATCCTCATCGGTACCCGCTCCGAAACGGATACGCGGGAGGCCGTGCTGAACGCCTCCGGCCGGTTTATCCAGGCGCTCATGACCCAGAATGCCAGCGGGCTCCGCCCGCTCATCAGCGAACAGGAGTCGTTTCAGGCCGTCGCCGGCGGTGATGTCCTCGGGCCTGCCCCCTTCCTGCAAGCCGTGGAGCAAGGACGTTTCCCGATTCCTTCGGACCGGGCGGAAATGACCCTGCCGGAATTTGTGCTAGACCCCAGTGGCAATGCCATCGTCACATACCGCGGCCAGGGCGAGCTCATTGCAGACGGCAAACGACTGCGAGCCGGCGGGTTTGCCTTCCGTACGATATGGCGAAACGAAGGTGGAACATGGCGTCTTATCCGTATCGAGCAGAGCATGGAGGGGAAACGCAGCGGCACAATCGGATGGTGA
- a CDS encoding aminotransferase class V-fold PLP-dependent enzyme, protein MTPEEFRAHGYAVIDWIADYQARVASFPVLSQVKPGEIRAGLPDAAPEAGEPFERLLADLDEKILPGITHWQSPHFYAYFPANASGPAILGDLLSSGLGVQGMLWATSPACTELETLVMDWLVELLGLPAAFLSTNAGGGVIQDTASSAVLSAMLAGREQATGFATNERGCDGKLTVYTSRHAHSSIEKAAKIAGIGRAQVRLIEVDGTFAMRPDVLEAQIAEDRAAGFTPCFVAASVGTTSSTAIDPVPAIGAICRREGIWFHVDAAMAGTAALCPEFRWIHVGLELADSYCFNPHKWMLTNFDCSAFFVRDRSALIDTFSILPEYLRNQASATGQVIDYRDWHIQLGRRFRALKLWFVLRYYGTEGLRAYVRGHVDAARAFAGWVEADDAFELAAPAPLNLVCFRLKGGDTLNQRLLEALNASGKIYLTHTRLDRKYTLRLCVGQTHTTIDHVETAWRLIRETAGGL, encoded by the coding sequence ATGACACCTGAGGAATTCCGGGCCCACGGGTATGCCGTCATTGATTGGATTGCGGATTACCAGGCGCGGGTGGCGTCGTTTCCCGTGTTATCGCAGGTGAAACCGGGGGAGATCCGCGCGGGATTGCCGGATGCGGCGCCGGAGGCCGGCGAGCCGTTCGAGCGGTTGCTGGCGGACCTCGACGAAAAAATCCTCCCGGGGATCACGCACTGGCAATCGCCTCACTTCTACGCCTATTTCCCCGCGAACGCGTCCGGGCCGGCGATCCTGGGAGATTTGCTGTCTTCCGGTCTTGGAGTGCAGGGGATGTTGTGGGCGACGAGCCCGGCCTGTACCGAGCTCGAGACCCTTGTGATGGACTGGTTGGTGGAGTTGCTGGGGTTACCGGCGGCCTTTTTGTCGACCAATGCCGGTGGAGGTGTCATCCAGGACACGGCATCGAGCGCCGTGTTGAGCGCGATGCTGGCGGGCCGAGAACAGGCGACCGGTTTTGCGACAAACGAACGGGGGTGTGATGGCAAGTTGACCGTATATACCTCGCGCCACGCCCATTCTTCGATCGAGAAGGCGGCTAAGATCGCCGGCATCGGGCGGGCGCAGGTCCGGTTGATCGAGGTGGACGGCACGTTTGCGATGCGGCCGGATGTGCTGGAGGCACAGATCGCGGAGGACCGGGCGGCCGGCTTTACGCCCTGTTTCGTGGCGGCGTCGGTGGGCACCACTTCCAGCACCGCGATCGATCCGGTACCAGCGATAGGTGCGATTTGCCGTCGCGAGGGCATCTGGTTCCATGTTGATGCCGCGATGGCCGGCACGGCGGCCCTGTGCCCCGAGTTTCGGTGGATACATGTCGGCCTGGAGCTGGCGGACAGTTACTGCTTTAATCCCCACAAGTGGATGCTTACGAACTTCGACTGTTCGGCCTTTTTTGTGCGGGATCGGAGCGCCCTGATCGACACCTTCTCAATCTTACCCGAGTATTTGCGCAACCAGGCGTCGGCAACGGGGCAGGTGATTGATTATCGCGACTGGCACATCCAGCTGGGCCGGCGTTTTAGGGCCCTGAAGTTGTGGTTTGTGCTGCGTTATTACGGCACCGAGGGGCTGCGCGCGTACGTGCGTGGGCACGTGGACGCCGCCCGGGCGTTTGCCGGGTGGGTCGAGGCGGACGACGCCTTCGAGCTGGCGGCGCCGGCGCCCCTCAATCTGGTTTGTTTTCGCCTTAAGGGTGGGGACACGCTGAATCAGCGCTTGCTCGAAGCGTTGAATGCGAGCGGCAAGATCTACCTGACCCATACCCGGCTGGACAGGAAGTACACGTTGCGGTTGTGCGTCGGCCAGACGCACACCACGATCGATCATGTGGAGACGGCGTGGCGTCTGATTCGGGAAACGGCCGGCGGCCTGTGA